A window of the Euzebya pacifica genome harbors these coding sequences:
- a CDS encoding sugar ABC transporter ATP-binding protein: protein MSQPVLELRDIEKSFGAVRALRDAQLELHAGEAHALVGENGAGKSTLVKILAGAHRQDTGRVLLDGEPLELTGPADARAAGIAVIYQEPTLFPDLSVAENIFMGRQPQRSLGRIDHDAMHAAATALFDRLGHHLDPRRPARGLSIADQQLVEIAKALSFDARVLIMDEPTAALSGVEVERLFAVARSLRESGAAILFISHRFDEVFGLCDRITVMRDGAHVSTDPTAGLTVDEVVRRMVGREVGSLFPKVEAEIGEVALSVRGLTRHGIFRDVSFDVRRGEIVALAGLVGAGRSEVIRAVFGVDGRNAGEVLVHGTPLAGGDPRAAMRAGLALVPEDRRQQGLVMELSVERNTTVTSRRTLARFGLLSGAAEHAWAADWTRRLEVKAGSLDAPVSTLSGGNQQKVVLAKWLSTDPSILIVDEPTRGIDVGTKAEVHRLLSALAADGLAVLMVSSELPEVLGMADRILVMHEGRLTADIPRIDATEESVMRAATGQVEVVA, encoded by the coding sequence ATGAGCCAGCCCGTCCTGGAGCTGCGTGACATCGAGAAGTCCTTCGGTGCCGTGCGAGCCCTCCGTGACGCCCAGCTGGAACTGCACGCCGGCGAGGCCCACGCCCTCGTGGGCGAGAACGGTGCCGGCAAGTCCACCCTGGTCAAGATCCTTGCCGGGGCCCACCGACAGGACACGGGCCGGGTCCTGCTCGACGGCGAACCGCTGGAGCTCACCGGACCGGCCGACGCCCGTGCAGCCGGCATCGCGGTGATCTATCAGGAGCCGACGCTCTTCCCCGACCTGTCGGTGGCGGAGAACATCTTCATGGGCCGCCAGCCACAGCGGTCGCTCGGCCGCATCGACCACGACGCGATGCATGCCGCCGCGACCGCCCTGTTCGACCGTCTCGGCCACCACCTGGACCCTCGTCGCCCCGCTCGCGGCCTGTCGATCGCCGACCAGCAGCTCGTCGAGATCGCCAAGGCGCTGTCGTTCGACGCCCGCGTCCTGATCATGGACGAGCCGACCGCCGCGCTTTCGGGCGTCGAGGTCGAACGGCTCTTCGCCGTGGCCCGCTCGCTGCGCGAGTCCGGCGCCGCCATCCTCTTCATCTCCCACCGCTTCGACGAGGTCTTCGGGCTGTGCGACCGCATCACGGTCATGCGCGACGGGGCGCACGTGTCCACCGATCCCACCGCCGGGCTGACCGTGGACGAGGTGGTCCGTCGCATGGTCGGCCGCGAGGTCGGGAGCCTGTTCCCGAAGGTCGAGGCGGAGATCGGCGAGGTCGCGCTGTCAGTCAGGGGGCTGACCCGCCACGGCATCTTCCGCGACGTGTCCTTCGACGTGCGTCGCGGCGAGATCGTCGCCCTGGCCGGGCTGGTCGGCGCCGGACGCAGCGAGGTCATCCGTGCGGTGTTCGGCGTCGACGGACGCAATGCCGGCGAGGTGCTCGTGCACGGCACTCCGCTGGCGGGCGGTGACCCGCGGGCGGCGATGCGGGCCGGGCTGGCGTTGGTCCCCGAGGACCGTCGCCAGCAGGGCCTCGTGATGGAGCTGTCGGTGGAACGCAACACCACGGTCACCTCGCGCAGGACCCTGGCCCGGTTCGGCCTGCTCTCGGGTGCCGCCGAACACGCTTGGGCAGCGGACTGGACCCGCCGGCTGGAGGTGAAGGCCGGCTCGTTGGACGCCCCCGTCTCGACCCTGTCCGGTGGGAACCAGCAGAAGGTCGTGCTGGCCAAGTGGCTGTCCACCGACCCGTCCATCCTGATCGTCGACGAGCCGACCCGCGGCATCGACGTCGGCACCAAGGCCGAGGTCCACCGGTTGTTGTCGGCGCTGGCAGCCGACGGGCTCGCGGTCCTCATGGTCTCCAGCGAGCTGCCCGAGGTGCTCGGCATGGCCGACCGCATCCTGGTGATGCACGAGGGCCGCCTCACCGCCGACATCCCCCGTATCGATGCCACCGAGGAGTCGGTCATGCGCGCCGCCACCGGACAGGTCGAGGTGGTCGCGTGA
- a CDS encoding ABC transporter permease subunit — protein sequence MTASPLRTAPGPVSRILHARELGIVLALVALVTVTALRNPRFLSPQSLRDLLLSASIVAVLAVGQTAVIVTRNVDLSVGSILGLTAFGIGKLFIAAPGLPVAIGILVAVLGGALLGALNGGLIAAARVPALVVTLGTLYIFRGVDFAWASGQQINAADMPDTLLTLGTQTVLGVPVLAITAVVVAALASWYLASYRSGRELYAIGSDPDAARLYGIDVGRRVLGAFVFSGATAGLAGAMYAARFGTLDATAGRGIELEVVAAAVVGGVAIFGGSGTAYGAAIGALLLTTISTSLAVLRINPFWQQAVVGLLILLAIGLDRLLTLRAERSLRRRSPHGR from the coding sequence ATGACCGCCTCTCCCCTCCGAACCGCACCGGGTCCCGTGTCGCGGATCCTCCATGCCCGCGAACTAGGCATCGTCCTGGCCCTCGTCGCGCTCGTCACCGTGACGGCGCTGCGCAACCCGAGGTTCCTGTCCCCGCAGAGCCTTCGCGATCTGCTGCTGTCGGCCTCCATCGTGGCGGTGCTCGCCGTCGGGCAGACGGCTGTGATCGTGACCCGCAACGTCGACCTCTCCGTCGGCTCCATCCTGGGGCTCACCGCCTTCGGCATCGGCAAGCTGTTCATCGCCGCCCCCGGACTGCCGGTGGCCATCGGCATCCTCGTCGCGGTGCTCGGCGGTGCCCTGCTCGGAGCGCTCAACGGCGGCCTCATCGCCGCTGCCAGGGTCCCGGCCCTGGTGGTCACCCTCGGCACCCTCTACATCTTCCGCGGTGTGGACTTCGCCTGGGCATCCGGTCAGCAGATCAACGCCGCTGACATGCCCGACACCCTGCTGACGCTGGGAACCCAGACGGTGCTCGGCGTGCCGGTCCTCGCCATCACGGCGGTCGTCGTGGCCGCCCTGGCCAGCTGGTACCTGGCCAGCTACCGGTCGGGCCGCGAGCTGTACGCCATCGGCTCTGATCCCGACGCCGCCCGCCTGTACGGCATCGATGTCGGCCGGCGCGTCCTCGGGGCCTTCGTGTTCTCCGGCGCAACCGCAGGGTTGGCCGGGGCGATGTACGCCGCCCGGTTCGGCACCCTCGACGCAACCGCGGGACGCGGCATCGAGCTGGAGGTCGTCGCGGCTGCCGTCGTCGGTGGCGTGGCGATCTTCGGGGGCAGCGGCACGGCGTACGGCGCCGCGATCGGTGCGCTGCTGCTGACGACGATCTCGACGTCGTTGGCCGTGCTGCGCATCAACCCGTTCTGGCAGCAGGCCGTCGTCGGCCTGCTCATCCTCCTGGCCATCGGCCTGGACCGCCTCCTGACCCTTCGCGCCGAGCGCAGCCTTCGCCGACGGAGCCCTCATGGCCGCTGA
- a CDS encoding ABC transporter permease: MAADIAPTAPSSWTRRSPWASLRSWDGAITLVLLLVLAVAAVSVENFTNTGNLKFLLLDSITIALIALPMTLIVITGEIDLSVASTLGLTSAVMGSLWTANVPLELAVIGVVLLGALLGAVNGVFVTRFGLPSLAVTIGTLAAYRGLAFVVLGSRAVADFPIGWTSTTTEAIGSTFVPLALIPLALLGLAFAVVLHRTATGRAMYVIGHNDEAATFSGIDPARTRFWLFVTSGAVSGLAGVFWTLRYASARADNAQGLELAVVAAVLLGGVSIFGGKGSLPGVIAAVLLLGTIRNALQLQNVSADVLDIVTGLLLIVSVLTPNVIARVSASRHRRALARGASPSPETA, from the coding sequence ATGGCCGCTGACATCGCCCCCACCGCCCCGTCCTCGTGGACCCGCCGATCGCCCTGGGCCTCGCTGCGCTCCTGGGACGGCGCCATCACCCTCGTCCTGCTGCTCGTCCTTGCCGTGGCGGCCGTCTCGGTGGAGAACTTCACCAACACCGGCAACCTCAAGTTCCTCCTGCTGGACTCCATCACCATCGCGTTGATCGCCCTGCCGATGACGCTGATCGTGATCACCGGCGAGATCGACCTGTCGGTCGCCAGCACCCTCGGCCTGACGTCTGCGGTCATGGGCTCGCTGTGGACCGCCAACGTGCCGCTGGAGCTGGCGGTCATCGGTGTGGTGCTCCTCGGCGCCCTGCTGGGTGCGGTGAACGGCGTGTTCGTAACCCGCTTCGGCCTGCCGTCCCTCGCCGTCACGATCGGCACGTTGGCGGCCTACCGCGGCCTGGCGTTCGTCGTCCTCGGCAGCCGCGCGGTCGCGGACTTCCCGATCGGCTGGACCAGCACCACGACCGAGGCGATCGGCTCGACGTTCGTACCGCTGGCCCTGATCCCGCTCGCGCTCCTCGGGTTGGCCTTCGCCGTCGTGCTGCATCGGACCGCAACCGGCCGTGCCATGTACGTGATCGGGCACAACGACGAAGCCGCGACGTTCTCCGGTATCGACCCTGCGCGAACCCGCTTCTGGCTGTTCGTGACCAGCGGCGCGGTCTCGGGCCTCGCAGGTGTCTTCTGGACGCTCCGCTACGCCAGCGCCCGCGCCGACAACGCCCAGGGGCTGGAGCTCGCTGTGGTCGCCGCGGTGCTGCTCGGCGGCGTGTCGATCTTCGGCGGCAAGGGATCGCTGCCGGGGGTCATCGCCGCGGTGCTGCTGCTCGGCACCATCCGCAACGCCCTGCAGCTGCAGAACGTGTCCGCCGACGTGCTCGACATCGTCACGGGCCTCCTGCTGATCGTCTCGGTCCTGACCCCCAACGTGATCGCTCGCGTGTCCGCATCACGGCATCGCCGGGCGCTCGCACGCGGCGCGTCCCCCTCCCCCGAGACGGCCTGA
- the rhaS gene encoding rhamnose ABC transporter substrate-binding protein translates to MSTTILRRRSAMFAAMLALLLLVTACSGTTREDDTADAPEEDSAATTEEEADAPTEDEATDEPAATENTPEAAATTEDAGDDTADGATAIEEGIEIAFLPKQINNPYFTTADGGGEEAVGEFAGSYSEVGPSEASASSQVSYINTLTQQGVGAIAISANDPNAVCPALNEARDAGIAVVTYDSDTDPSCRDLFINQASAEGIARVQVEMVAEQIGGAGEIAVLSATPNATNQNAWIELMEGILADEYPDIELVTVAYGNDDDQDSFTETQALLQSYPDLAGIVSPTTVGISAAARYLSGSEFKGEVALTGLGTPNQMREFVEDGTVTAFALWNPADLGYLAAYAGGALASGLITGAEGDTFEAGKLGSYTVEADGSVLLGPPTVFDIDNIGDFDF, encoded by the coding sequence ATGAGCACGACCATCCTTCGACGCCGGTCCGCGATGTTCGCGGCCATGCTGGCACTGCTGCTGCTCGTGACCGCATGCAGCGGCACGACCCGCGAGGACGACACCGCCGACGCACCCGAAGAGGACTCCGCGGCCACGACCGAGGAGGAAGCGGACGCACCCACCGAGGACGAAGCCACCGACGAGCCGGCCGCAACCGAGAACACTCCCGAAGCCGCTGCCACCACCGAGGACGCCGGGGACGACACCGCCGACGGCGCGACAGCCATCGAGGAGGGCATCGAGATCGCCTTCCTTCCCAAGCAGATCAACAACCCCTACTTCACCACCGCTGACGGCGGCGGCGAGGAAGCCGTCGGTGAGTTCGCCGGCAGCTACAGCGAGGTCGGCCCGTCCGAGGCAAGCGCGTCCTCCCAGGTCAGCTACATCAACACCTTGACCCAGCAGGGCGTCGGCGCCATCGCTATCTCCGCCAACGACCCCAACGCCGTGTGCCCAGCCCTCAACGAGGCCCGCGACGCCGGCATCGCCGTGGTGACCTACGACTCCGACACCGACCCGTCCTGCCGTGACCTGTTCATCAACCAGGCCTCCGCCGAGGGCATCGCCCGCGTGCAGGTCGAGATGGTGGCCGAGCAGATCGGTGGGGCCGGCGAGATCGCCGTGCTGTCCGCGACCCCCAACGCCACCAACCAGAACGCCTGGATCGAGCTGATGGAAGGCATCCTGGCCGACGAGTACCCCGACATCGAGCTGGTCACGGTGGCCTACGGCAACGACGACGACCAGGACTCCTTCACCGAGACCCAGGCGCTGCTGCAGTCCTACCCCGACCTGGCCGGCATCGTCTCGCCCACCACCGTCGGCATCTCCGCCGCCGCCCGCTACCTGTCCGGCTCGGAGTTCAAGGGCGAGGTCGCCCTCACCGGCCTGGGCACGCCCAACCAGATGCGCGAGTTCGTCGAGGACGGCACCGTCACGGCGTTCGCCCTGTGGAACCCTGCTGACCTCGGCTACCTGGCGGCCTACGCCGGCGGCGCGCTCGCCTCTGGCCTGATCACCGGCGCCGAGGGCGACACCTTCGAGGCCGGCAAGCTCGGCTCCTACACCGTCGAGGCCGACGGCAGCGTCCTGTTGGGCCCGCCCACCGTCTTCGACATCGACAACATCGGCGACTTCGACTTCTAG
- a CDS encoding L-rhamnose mutarotase: MPRYCFTLQVDPRHLDAYRRDHAAVWPEMLRALADAGWRNYSLHLRDDGLLIGIVETEDFQRALDAMDATAVNDRWQAAMASYFADLDGPDGQHTAPDRAMQLVPEIFHLETQLAAADAHPTPEENPR; this comes from the coding sequence GTGCCCCGGTACTGCTTCACCCTCCAGGTCGACCCGCGTCACCTCGACGCCTACCGCCGCGACCACGCGGCGGTGTGGCCGGAGATGCTCCGGGCCCTGGCCGACGCCGGCTGGCGCAACTACTCCCTCCACCTCCGCGACGACGGCCTGCTGATCGGGATCGTGGAGACCGAGGACTTCCAGCGGGCCCTGGACGCCATGGACGCCACCGCGGTGAACGACCGCTGGCAGGCGGCCATGGCGAGCTACTTCGCCGACCTCGACGGCCCCGACGGCCAACACACCGCGCCCGATCGCGCCATGCAGCTGGTCCCCGAGATCTTCCACCTCGAGACCCAGCTGGCTGCCGCGGACGCCCACCCCACTCCTGAGGAGAACCCCCGATGA
- the rhaI gene encoding L-rhamnose isomerase — protein sequence MTTVPEHVAAGLRAMEVEVPSWAYGNSGTRFKVFAQAGVPRDPYEKVADAAQVHRFTGAAPSVSLHIPWDRVEDYGKLTQHAEDLGVRLGVINANVFQDDDYMLGSVTHPDPRVRRKATDHLLECVDVMDATGSTDLKLWFSDGTNYPGQDDIRARQDRLAEALREVYDRLGDDQRMLLEYKLFEPAFYTMDVPDWGTAFAHCIALGEKAEVVVDTGHHAPGTNIEFIVATLLRAGRLGAFDFNSRFYADDDLMVGSADPFQLFRILHECVVGGAVTAESTVRFMLDQCHNIEPKIPGQIRSVMNVQESTAKALLVDHDALAAAQSAGDVLGANAVLMDAFDTDVRPLLAAFREEQGLDPDPMAAYAASGYADAIVADRVGGTQAGWGA from the coding sequence ATGACCACCGTTCCCGAGCACGTCGCCGCTGGCCTGCGGGCCATGGAGGTCGAGGTGCCGTCCTGGGCCTACGGCAACTCCGGCACACGCTTCAAGGTCTTCGCCCAGGCCGGCGTGCCCCGCGATCCGTACGAGAAGGTCGCCGACGCCGCCCAAGTGCACCGCTTCACCGGTGCCGCCCCCAGCGTGTCGCTGCACATCCCGTGGGACCGCGTCGAGGACTACGGCAAGCTCACCCAGCACGCCGAGGACCTCGGCGTCCGGCTCGGCGTGATCAACGCCAACGTCTTCCAGGACGACGACTACATGCTGGGCAGCGTGACCCACCCCGACCCGCGGGTGCGTCGCAAGGCCACCGACCACCTGCTTGAGTGCGTGGACGTCATGGACGCCACCGGGTCGACCGACCTCAAGCTGTGGTTCTCCGACGGCACCAACTACCCCGGGCAGGACGACATCCGCGCGCGGCAGGACCGCTTGGCCGAGGCCCTGCGCGAGGTCTACGACCGCCTCGGCGACGACCAGCGGATGCTGCTGGAGTACAAGCTGTTCGAGCCGGCCTTCTACACCATGGACGTGCCCGACTGGGGTACCGCCTTCGCCCACTGCATCGCGCTCGGCGAGAAGGCCGAGGTCGTCGTCGACACGGGCCACCACGCCCCCGGTACCAACATCGAGTTCATCGTCGCCACGCTCCTGCGTGCCGGCAGGCTCGGGGCGTTCGACTTCAACTCCCGCTTCTACGCCGACGACGACCTGATGGTCGGATCTGCCGACCCCTTCCAGTTGTTCCGCATCCTCCACGAATGCGTCGTGGGAGGGGCGGTCACCGCCGAGTCGACCGTCCGCTTCATGCTCGACCAGTGCCACAACATCGAGCCGAAGATCCCCGGTCAGATCCGGTCGGTCATGAACGTCCAGGAGAGCACCGCCAAGGCGCTGCTGGTCGACCACGACGCCCTGGCCGCCGCACAGTCCGCCGGCGACGTCCTCGGGGCCAACGCGGTGCTGATGGACGCCTTCGACACCGACGTCCGCCCCCTCCTGGCCGCCTTCCGCGAGGAGCAGGGCCTCGACCCCGACCCGATGGCCGCCTACGCCGCATCCGGGTACGCCGACGCCATCGTCGCCGACCGCGTCGGCGGCACCCAGGCCGGCTGGGGCGCCTGA
- a CDS encoding bifunctional aldolase/short-chain dehydrogenase gives MSTTSTSTTPQPVVDLIGRANRLGSDPANTNYAGGNASAKGSVADPVTAEAVEVMWVKGSGGDLGTLTEKGLAALRLDRMRALVDVYPGVEREDEMVAAFDFCLHGPQSAAPSIDTAMHGLVEAAHVDHLHPDAGIAIATAADGEALTKEIFGGRVAWVPWRRPGFQLGLDIAAIKAENPGAIGVILGGHGITAWGDTSEECEANSLDIIGTAAAYIEQHGKANPFGPPIEGYDPLPEEERRARAAALAPVLRGMASTDRAQVGHFTDADVVLDFTSRAEHPRLAALGTSCPDHFLRTKVRPMVLDLPPTAPIEDVVARLAELHAQYREDYARYYDEHAVADSPAMRGADPAIVLVPGVGMFAFGADKQTARVASEFYINAINVMRGAEAISTYSPIDEAEKFRIEYWLLEEAKLQRKPKPKPLATRVALVTGAASGIGLATARRLAAEGACVVIADLDPEKATAAAAELGSTDVAIGLAADVTDEDQIAAAFDAACLAFGGVDLVVNNAGLSVSKPLAETTAADWDLQHDVMARGSFLVSREAARVMRAQDMGGDIVYIVSKNAFFAGPNNIAYGATKADQAHQVRLLAAELGEDGIRVNGINPDGVVRGSGIFAGGWGAKRAAVYGVEEEKLGEFYAQRTLLKREVLPEHVANAVYALTAGDLSHTTGLHVPVDAGVAAAFLR, from the coding sequence ATGAGCACCACCTCAACGAGCACCACACCGCAGCCCGTCGTCGACCTGATCGGTCGCGCCAACCGCCTGGGCAGCGACCCCGCCAACACCAACTACGCCGGCGGCAACGCCTCGGCCAAGGGATCGGTCGCCGACCCCGTCACCGCCGAGGCCGTCGAGGTCATGTGGGTCAAGGGCTCGGGCGGTGACCTGGGCACGTTGACGGAGAAGGGGCTTGCCGCCCTGCGGCTCGACCGCATGCGTGCGCTGGTCGACGTCTACCCGGGGGTCGAGCGCGAGGACGAGATGGTCGCGGCGTTCGACTTCTGCCTGCACGGGCCCCAGTCGGCGGCTCCGTCCATCGACACCGCGATGCACGGCCTCGTGGAGGCGGCCCACGTCGACCACCTGCACCCCGACGCGGGCATCGCCATCGCGACGGCGGCCGACGGCGAGGCGTTGACCAAGGAGATCTTCGGCGGCCGTGTGGCGTGGGTGCCGTGGCGTCGGCCCGGCTTCCAGCTCGGACTCGACATCGCCGCGATCAAGGCCGAGAACCCGGGGGCCATCGGTGTCATCCTGGGCGGGCACGGCATCACGGCGTGGGGCGACACCTCCGAGGAGTGCGAGGCCAACAGCCTCGACATCATCGGCACGGCCGCGGCCTACATCGAGCAGCACGGGAAGGCCAACCCCTTCGGGCCACCGATCGAGGGCTACGACCCCCTTCCGGAGGAGGAGCGACGGGCACGCGCGGCGGCGCTGGCACCGGTCCTGCGCGGGATGGCGTCGACCGACCGTGCACAGGTCGGGCACTTCACCGACGCCGACGTGGTCCTGGACTTCACGAGCCGGGCCGAGCACCCGCGGCTGGCCGCCCTCGGCACGTCCTGTCCCGACCACTTCCTTCGCACCAAGGTCCGCCCGATGGTGCTGGACCTGCCGCCGACCGCGCCGATCGAGGACGTCGTCGCCCGACTGGCCGAGCTCCACGCCCAGTACCGGGAGGACTACGCCCGCTACTACGACGAGCACGCGGTCGCCGACTCCCCGGCGATGCGCGGGGCCGACCCGGCGATCGTGCTGGTCCCCGGCGTCGGCATGTTCGCCTTCGGAGCCGACAAGCAGACCGCCCGGGTGGCCAGCGAGTTCTACATCAACGCCATCAACGTGATGCGCGGGGCCGAGGCGATCTCGACCTACTCCCCCATCGACGAGGCCGAGAAGTTCCGCATCGAGTACTGGCTGCTGGAGGAGGCGAAGCTGCAGCGCAAGCCGAAGCCGAAGCCGTTGGCGACTCGCGTCGCGCTGGTCACCGGCGCGGCCTCGGGCATCGGCCTGGCCACCGCCCGCCGGCTGGCCGCCGAGGGGGCATGCGTGGTCATCGCCGACCTCGACCCCGAGAAGGCAACGGCTGCGGCCGCCGAGCTGGGGTCGACCGATGTCGCCATCGGTCTCGCCGCCGACGTCACCGACGAGGACCAGATCGCCGCGGCGTTCGACGCGGCCTGCCTTGCCTTCGGCGGTGTCGACCTGGTGGTCAACAACGCCGGCCTGAGCGTCTCCAAGCCGCTGGCGGAGACCACGGCGGCCGACTGGGACCTGCAGCACGACGTCATGGCCCGAGGGTCCTTCCTCGTGTCCCGCGAGGCTGCCCGGGTCATGCGGGCCCAGGACATGGGCGGCGACATCGTCTACATCGTGTCCAAGAACGCCTTCTTCGCTGGCCCCAACAACATCGCCTACGGCGCCACCAAGGCCGACCAGGCCCACCAGGTCCGGCTGCTGGCCGCGGAGCTCGGCGAGGACGGCATCCGCGTCAACGGCATCAACCCCGACGGCGTCGTCCGGGGATCCGGCATCTTCGCCGGCGGCTGGGGCGCCAAGCGGGCCGCGGTCTACGGCGTGGAGGAGGAGAAGCTCGGGGAGTTCTACGCCCAGCGGACCCTGCTCAAGCGCGAGGTGCTGCCCGAGCACGTGGCCAACGCCGTGTACGCGCTGACGGCCGGCGACCTGTCCCACACCACCGGCCTGCACGTCCCCGTCGACGCCGGCGTGGCCGCGGCCTTCCTGCGCTAG
- a CDS encoding rhamnulokinase: MADQVTVAAVDLGASSGRVMLARVGPDLLELEEVHRFPNVPVEVNGTLYTDVLALYRGVLEGLRAAGRHAGGRLDGIGIDSWAVDHGLLDAEGALLGNPVHYRDRRTDGVMERAYADLVDAAEVYAVTGIQNLPFNTSWQLLAAQGTSQMGAARTMLLIPDLLASWLTGRQVAEVTNASTTQLLDVTRRAWADDLVTRLGIDRGLLPDLVEPGEVVGHVRGDLADQLGLTSPVPVIAVGSHDTASAFVGVPATGAAFATISCGTWSLVGVELDAPVLTEASRAANFTNELGVGGTVRYLRNVMGLWLLQQSIATWHADGLPADLETLLADAVRVPRFTAVVDPDDPRFLPPGDMPTRIAEACRDSGQVPPQSQAETVRCILDSLALAYRRALRQAQELSGHEVEVVHVVGGGSRNALLCQLTADASGLPVVAGPVEGAALGNALVQARTLGAAPDDLDGMRRLVAATQSTTRYEPTGDPAAWDAPDRRVRT, encoded by the coding sequence ATGGCCGATCAGGTCACGGTCGCAGCGGTCGACCTCGGTGCGTCCAGCGGCCGGGTGATGCTCGCCCGCGTGGGGCCCGACCTCCTCGAGCTGGAGGAGGTCCACCGCTTCCCCAACGTCCCGGTCGAGGTCAACGGCACGCTGTACACCGACGTGCTGGCCCTCTACCGGGGCGTGCTGGAGGGATTGCGCGCGGCTGGGCGACATGCCGGCGGACGCCTGGACGGCATCGGCATCGACTCGTGGGCGGTCGACCACGGGCTGCTCGACGCCGAAGGGGCCCTGCTGGGCAACCCCGTCCACTATCGGGACCGCCGCACCGACGGGGTGATGGAGCGGGCCTACGCCGACCTGGTGGACGCCGCCGAGGTCTACGCCGTGACCGGCATCCAGAACCTGCCGTTCAACACGTCATGGCAGCTGCTCGCCGCGCAGGGCACCAGCCAGATGGGCGCCGCTCGGACCATGCTGCTGATCCCCGACCTCCTCGCGTCCTGGCTGACCGGCCGGCAGGTGGCCGAGGTCACCAACGCCTCGACCACCCAGCTGCTGGACGTGACCCGACGGGCGTGGGCCGACGACCTGGTCACCCGACTCGGCATCGACCGCGGCCTGCTGCCCGACCTCGTGGAACCCGGCGAGGTCGTCGGCCACGTGCGAGGTGACCTGGCCGACCAGCTCGGGCTGACCTCGCCGGTGCCCGTCATCGCGGTGGGATCCCACGACACCGCATCGGCGTTCGTCGGCGTCCCCGCGACCGGCGCGGCGTTCGCGACCATCTCGTGCGGTACCTGGTCGCTGGTCGGGGTGGAGCTGGACGCCCCCGTCCTGACCGAGGCCAGCCGTGCGGCCAACTTCACCAACGAGCTCGGTGTCGGCGGGACCGTGCGCTACCTCCGCAACGTGATGGGCCTGTGGTTGCTGCAGCAGTCCATCGCCACGTGGCACGCCGACGGGCTGCCCGCCGACCTGGAGACCCTGCTGGCCGACGCCGTCCGAGTGCCCCGATTCACCGCCGTGGTCGACCCCGACGACCCACGCTTCCTGCCGCCCGGGGACATGCCCACCCGGATCGCCGAGGCGTGCAGGGACAGCGGGCAGGTCCCGCCGCAGTCCCAGGCCGAGACGGTGCGCTGCATCCTCGACTCGCTGGCCCTTGCCTACCGCCGCGCCCTTCGGCAGGCCCAGGAGCTGTCGGGCCACGAGGTCGAGGTCGTCCATGTCGTGGGTGGCGGGTCGCGCAACGCGCTGCTGTGCCAGCTGACCGCTGATGCCTCCGGGCTGCCCGTCGTGGCCGGGCCGGTCGAGGGCGCGGCGCTGGGCAACGCCCTCGTCCAGGCGCGGACGCTCGGTGCGGCCCCCGATGACCTGGACGGCATGCGCCGGCTGGTGGCGGCCACACAGTCCACCACCCGCTACGAACCGACCGGCGATCCCGCTGCGTGGGACGCCCCGGACCGCCGCGTCCGGACCTGA